In Isoptericola jiangsuensis, the following proteins share a genomic window:
- the lepA gene encoding translation elongation factor 4 has translation MPIPGPALSARIQPNATAPELIRNFCIIAHIDHGKSTLADRMLQLTGVVQARDARAQYLDRMDIERERGITIKSQAVRMPWALEGEDGTLTPFALNMIDTPGHVDFTYEVSRSLAACEGAVLLVDAAQGIEAQTLANLYLAMEGDLEIIPVLNKIDLPAAQPEKYAEELANLVGGDPADVLRVSGKTGEGVEVLLDRIVNRVPAPVGDPSAPARAMIFDSVYDTYRGVVTYVRAVDGNLNPRERIQMMSTRATHELLEIGVISPEPIKTNGLGVGEVGYLITGVKDVRQSKVGDTVTSAAKPATEALGGYDDPRPMVFSGLYPIDGSDYPALREALDKLKLNDAALNYEPETSVALGFGFRVGFLGLLHLEIVRERLEREFDLDLISTAPNVIYDVTMEDGTDVRVTNPSEFPGGKIKEVREPVVKATILTPSEFVGTVMGLCTDRRGTMHGMDYLSEDRVELRYTLPLAEIVFDFFDQLKSRTRGYASLDYEPEGDQSAALVKVDILLQGEQVDAFSAIVHKDAAYDYGVRMTAKLKELIPRQQFEVPIQAAVGARVIARETVRAMRKDVLAKCYGGDISRKRKLLEKQKEGKKRMKNIGSVEVPKEAFISALSSDAGGAAKDKDKKK, from the coding sequence TTGCCCATCCCCGGACCCGCGCTCAGCGCGCGCATCCAGCCGAACGCCACGGCACCCGAGCTGATCCGCAACTTCTGCATCATCGCGCACATCGACCACGGCAAGTCCACGCTGGCCGACCGGATGCTGCAGCTCACCGGTGTGGTGCAGGCCCGGGACGCTCGCGCGCAGTACCTCGACCGGATGGACATCGAGCGCGAGCGCGGCATCACCATCAAGTCGCAGGCCGTGCGCATGCCGTGGGCGCTCGAGGGCGAGGACGGGACCCTGACGCCGTTCGCGCTCAACATGATCGACACCCCCGGCCACGTCGACTTCACGTACGAGGTGTCCCGCTCGCTCGCCGCGTGCGAGGGCGCCGTGCTGCTGGTCGACGCGGCGCAGGGCATCGAGGCGCAGACCCTCGCCAACCTGTACCTGGCGATGGAGGGCGACCTGGAGATCATCCCGGTCCTCAACAAGATCGACCTGCCCGCGGCCCAGCCCGAGAAGTACGCGGAGGAGCTGGCGAACCTCGTGGGCGGTGACCCGGCCGACGTGCTGCGCGTCTCCGGCAAGACCGGCGAGGGCGTCGAGGTGCTGCTGGACCGCATCGTCAACCGGGTCCCCGCGCCGGTCGGCGACCCGTCGGCCCCGGCCCGCGCGATGATCTTCGACTCCGTCTACGACACCTACCGCGGCGTCGTCACCTACGTGCGCGCCGTCGACGGCAACCTCAACCCGCGCGAGCGCATCCAGATGATGTCGACGAGGGCGACGCACGAGCTCCTGGAGATCGGCGTCATCTCCCCGGAGCCGATCAAGACCAACGGTCTGGGCGTCGGCGAGGTGGGCTACCTCATCACGGGCGTGAAGGACGTGCGTCAGTCGAAGGTCGGCGACACCGTCACGTCGGCGGCGAAGCCGGCGACCGAGGCGCTCGGCGGCTACGACGACCCCCGCCCCATGGTGTTCTCGGGCCTGTACCCGATCGACGGCTCGGACTACCCGGCGCTGCGCGAGGCGCTGGACAAGCTCAAGCTCAACGACGCGGCGCTCAACTACGAGCCGGAGACGTCGGTGGCGCTCGGCTTCGGGTTCCGCGTCGGGTTCCTCGGACTGCTGCACCTGGAGATCGTCCGCGAGCGTTTGGAGCGCGAGTTCGACCTCGACCTCATCTCGACCGCCCCGAACGTCATCTACGACGTGACGATGGAGGACGGCACGGACGTCCGCGTGACGAACCCGTCCGAGTTCCCCGGCGGGAAGATCAAGGAGGTCCGTGAGCCCGTCGTCAAGGCGACGATCCTCACGCCGTCCGAGTTCGTGGGCACCGTCATGGGCCTGTGCACGGACCGCCGCGGCACGATGCACGGCATGGACTACCTGTCCGAGGACCGGGTCGAGCTGCGCTACACGCTGCCGCTCGCGGAGATCGTGTTCGACTTCTTCGACCAGCTCAAGTCCCGCACGCGCGGGTACGCGTCGCTGGACTACGAGCCCGAGGGCGACCAGTCGGCCGCGCTGGTCAAGGTCGACATCCTCCTCCAGGGCGAGCAGGTGGACGCGTTCAGCGCGATCGTGCACAAGGACGCCGCGTACGACTACGGCGTGCGCATGACGGCGAAGCTCAAGGAGCTCATCCCGCGCCAGCAGTTCGAGGTGCCGATCCAGGCCGCCGTCGGCGCCCGGGTGATCGCCCGCGAGACGGTGCGCGCGATGCGCAAGGACGTCCTGGCGAAGTGCTACGGCGGTGACATCTCCCGCAAGCGCAAGCTGCTCGAGAAGCAGAAGGAGGGCAAGAAGCGCATGAAGAACATCGGGTCGGTCGAGGTGCCGAAGGAGGCGTTCATCAGCGCGCTGTCCTCCGACGCGGGCGGTGCCGCCAAGGACAAGGACAAGAAGAAGTAG
- a CDS encoding type II toxin-antitoxin system PemK/MazF family toxin, with protein MATSSWTDLLRRVVRALRPGRAPARQPGRPSAPPRPGAPVGSYPGDHRGPVTAEYSPALDGDPDPGEVVWTWVPFEEDFSRGKDRPVLLVGRDGRWLLALQLTSKDHDLDAAQEARWGRHWMDIGSGPWDAQGRPSEVRLDRVVRVDAARMRREGAIMPRATFDAVVRGMRQHGH; from the coding sequence GTGGCCACCTCATCCTGGACCGACCTGCTCCGACGCGTCGTCAGGGCCCTCCGGCCCGGCCGGGCCCCTGCCCGGCAGCCCGGACGACCCTCCGCCCCGCCGCGCCCGGGTGCCCCCGTCGGGTCGTACCCCGGCGACCACCGGGGTCCCGTGACGGCCGAGTACTCCCCCGCGCTGGACGGCGACCCCGATCCCGGCGAGGTCGTGTGGACGTGGGTGCCGTTCGAGGAGGACTTCAGCCGCGGCAAGGACCGGCCCGTGCTGCTCGTGGGCCGCGACGGCCGGTGGCTGCTCGCACTGCAGCTCACCAGCAAGGACCACGACCTCGACGCCGCCCAGGAGGCCCGGTGGGGCCGCCACTGGATGGACATCGGCTCCGGCCCGTGGGACGCGCAGGGTCGACCGAGCGAGGTCCGGCTCGACCGCGTCGTCCGCGTCGACGCCGCCCGGATGCGTCGGGAGGGCGCGATCATGCCGCGCGCGACGTTCGACGCCGTCGTGCGGGGCATGCGCCAGCACGGGCACTGA
- a CDS encoding DUF3097 domain-containing protein: MHDRYGSDVLSPASGSGPSGSAHHRRRPTSQPRAAEAGLVVEEVQTGWVGAVVRVEKSGGVHLVVLEDRRGRTRSFPLGPGFWVDGQPVELTAPVTSRAPAPPARTASGSVAVHGARARVARGSRIWVEGKHDAELVEKVWGDDLRVEGVVVEMLDGVDHLAEALAEFAPTPDRRVGVLVDHLVRGSKEQRITDDALRTVDAGTVLVLGHPYVDVWQAVKPARVGLTSWPTIERGTEWKRGILRELGWPATTPQDVGRAWTRILGTVRDYRDLDPALLGRVEELIDFVTA, translated from the coding sequence GTGCACGACCGCTACGGCTCCGACGTCCTGTCCCCCGCGTCCGGCTCCGGCCCCTCCGGGTCGGCGCACCACCGTCGCCGCCCGACCTCGCAGCCACGCGCCGCGGAGGCAGGTCTCGTCGTGGAGGAGGTCCAGACCGGCTGGGTGGGTGCCGTCGTCCGGGTCGAGAAGTCCGGGGGCGTGCACCTCGTCGTGCTGGAGGACCGCCGCGGACGCACCCGCTCCTTCCCCCTCGGCCCGGGGTTCTGGGTCGACGGGCAGCCGGTCGAGCTCACCGCCCCCGTCACCTCCCGGGCCCCCGCCCCGCCGGCCCGCACCGCGTCCGGGTCCGTGGCCGTGCACGGTGCGCGCGCCCGCGTCGCCCGCGGCTCGCGCATCTGGGTGGAGGGCAAGCACGACGCCGAGCTCGTGGAGAAGGTGTGGGGCGACGACCTGCGGGTCGAGGGCGTCGTCGTGGAGATGCTCGACGGCGTCGACCACCTCGCCGAGGCGCTCGCCGAGTTCGCGCCGACGCCGGACCGCCGCGTCGGGGTGCTGGTGGACCACCTCGTGCGGGGCTCCAAGGAGCAGCGCATCACCGACGACGCCCTGCGCACCGTCGACGCCGGCACGGTGCTGGTGCTGGGTCACCCGTACGTCGACGTGTGGCAGGCCGTGAAGCCCGCACGGGTGGGCCTGACGTCGTGGCCCACCATCGAGCGCGGCACGGAGTGGAAGCGGGGGATCCTGCGCGAGCTGGGCTGGCCCGCGACGACGCCGCAGGACGTGGGTCGGGCGTGGACGCGGATCCTGGGGACCGTGCGGGACTACCGCGACCTCGACCCGGCCCTGCTGGGCCGGGTCGAGGAGCTCATCGACTTCGTGACCGCCTGA
- the hemW gene encoding radical SAM family heme chaperone HemW: protein MPALPEGEAVPADGALPPSVVGGPADAADRGAFGVYVHVPFCSVRCGYCDFNTYTASELGGGASQVAYASTALREVDLARRVLADAGLGDRPVSTVFFGGGTPTMLPAEDLARILGGVREAWGLAPGAEVTTEANPDSVTPASLAVLAEAGFTRVSFGMQSAVPHVLATLERTHDPARIPDVVRWAREAGLDVSLDLIYGTPGESLDDWRASVETALATGVDHVSAYALVVEPGTKMFAQVRRGQVALPDEDDQAAKYELADDLLTAAGLGWYEVSNWARGTEHACRHNLAYWRGDDWWGIGPGAHSYVGARPTGAGAADDPADAVAGVRWWNVKHPRRYAALLEDDRSPGAGRELLTTSEAHLERVMLGVRLAEGLDLDVLDAAGRRAVAGQVARGLLDGTAAVHGRAVLTRRGRLLADAVVRDLTA from the coding sequence GTGCCGGCCCTGCCCGAGGGCGAGGCCGTCCCCGCCGACGGCGCGCTGCCCCCGTCCGTCGTCGGCGGTCCGGCCGACGCCGCCGACCGCGGTGCGTTCGGCGTGTACGTGCACGTCCCGTTCTGCTCGGTGCGCTGCGGCTACTGCGACTTCAACACGTACACCGCCTCCGAGCTGGGGGGCGGGGCGTCGCAGGTCGCGTACGCGTCGACGGCGCTGCGGGAGGTCGACCTCGCCCGGCGCGTCCTGGCCGACGCCGGGCTGGGCGACCGTCCCGTGTCGACGGTGTTCTTCGGCGGCGGCACCCCGACGATGCTGCCCGCCGAGGACCTCGCCCGGATCCTGGGCGGCGTCCGCGAGGCGTGGGGCCTCGCCCCGGGCGCGGAGGTGACGACGGAGGCCAACCCGGACTCGGTGACCCCGGCGTCCCTGGCCGTGCTGGCCGAGGCGGGCTTCACGCGGGTGTCGTTCGGCATGCAGTCGGCGGTGCCGCACGTGCTCGCCACTCTGGAGCGCACCCACGATCCCGCGCGCATCCCCGACGTGGTGCGGTGGGCGCGCGAGGCCGGGCTCGACGTCTCGCTCGACCTCATCTACGGCACCCCGGGGGAGTCGCTGGACGACTGGCGCGCCTCGGTGGAGACGGCGCTCGCCACGGGCGTCGACCACGTGTCCGCGTACGCGCTGGTGGTGGAGCCGGGCACGAAGATGTTCGCGCAGGTGCGCCGCGGGCAGGTCGCGCTGCCGGACGAGGACGACCAGGCCGCGAAGTACGAGCTCGCCGACGACCTGCTCACCGCCGCCGGGCTCGGCTGGTACGAGGTGTCGAACTGGGCGCGCGGGACCGAGCACGCCTGCCGCCACAACCTCGCCTACTGGCGCGGTGACGACTGGTGGGGGATCGGGCCGGGCGCCCACTCCTACGTCGGCGCACGGCCGACCGGTGCGGGCGCCGCCGACGACCCGGCCGACGCCGTGGCCGGGGTGCGCTGGTGGAACGTCAAGCACCCGCGGCGCTACGCGGCGCTGCTGGAGGACGACCGCTCCCCGGGGGCGGGCCGCGAGCTGCTGACGACGTCGGAGGCGCACCTGGAGCGCGTCATGCTCGGGGTGCGGCTCGCCGAGGGCCTCGACCTGGACGTGCTCGACGCCGCCGGTCGCCGGGCCGTGGCCGGGCAGGTGGCCCGCGGCCTGCTCGACGGGACCGCCGCCGTGCACGGCCGGGCCGTCCTCACGCGCCGCGGTCGGCTCCTCGCCGACGCCGTCGTGCGGGACCTGACGGCCTGA
- a CDS encoding DUF4870 domain-containing protein, with the protein MSQTPGSPVPDEPEPADEQPAAPRPDAGQQPYGQPAAGGSPYTGPGYQQPYGYGPVPVSPSDERTWAIFAHLGGVFLSFLVPLIIWLVYRERSRYLDDQGKEALNFQITLAIAYVVGIVTSVIGIGVLILIAAWVCSIVFAILAAVACSRQEWYRYPLTFRFIR; encoded by the coding sequence ATGTCCCAGACCCCCGGGTCCCCGGTGCCCGACGAGCCGGAGCCTGCCGACGAGCAGCCGGCCGCACCCCGACCTGACGCAGGACAGCAGCCGTACGGACAGCCCGCTGCCGGAGGCTCGCCGTACACAGGCCCCGGGTACCAGCAGCCTTACGGCTACGGTCCGGTGCCGGTGTCGCCGTCGGACGAGCGCACCTGGGCGATCTTCGCGCACCTCGGCGGGGTGTTCCTCAGCTTCCTGGTGCCGCTGATCATCTGGCTGGTCTACCGCGAGCGCAGCCGGTACCTGGACGACCAGGGCAAGGAGGCGCTGAACTTCCAGATCACCCTGGCGATCGCCTACGTCGTCGGCATCGTCACCTCGGTCATCGGCATCGGGGTGCTCATCCTCATCGCCGCGTGGGTGTGCTCGATCGTGTTCGCCATCCTGGCGGCCGTCGCGTGCTCGCGCCAGGAGTGGTACCGCTACCCGTTGACCTTCCGGTTCATCCGCTGA
- a CDS encoding transglutaminase family protein: MSLVRVVHTTAFTYGSPVTASYNEARMRPVDDGRQTVRSARVTVSPHTWTDSYRDYWGTAVTIFEVLKPHEHLEIVADSTVEVSAAAPDGADAPGWEELGSAPVLDAYPAFLAPTSTTAVPDDVAALALDVASGLAPGEAAEAICRAVRDRLDYVPGVTTVHSPASDAWRSGQGVCQDMAHLGIGALRSVGIPARYVSGYLHPQADAEVGVTVVGESHAWLEWWVGRWVAYDPTNRRFAGDDHVVVGRGRQYGDVPPLKGVYAGPGASDLEVTVEMTRLA, encoded by the coding sequence GTGAGCCTGGTCAGGGTGGTGCACACGACGGCGTTCACGTACGGCTCGCCGGTGACGGCGTCGTACAACGAGGCGCGGATGCGGCCCGTGGACGACGGCCGCCAGACGGTGCGCTCGGCGCGCGTGACGGTGTCGCCGCACACGTGGACGGACTCCTACCGCGACTACTGGGGCACGGCGGTGACGATCTTCGAGGTGCTGAAGCCGCACGAGCACCTGGAGATCGTGGCGGACTCCACGGTGGAGGTGTCGGCGGCGGCGCCGGACGGCGCGGACGCGCCCGGCTGGGAGGAGCTGGGCAGCGCCCCGGTGCTCGACGCCTACCCGGCGTTCCTCGCGCCGACGTCGACGACGGCGGTGCCCGACGACGTGGCGGCGCTCGCGCTGGACGTGGCGAGCGGGCTGGCCCCGGGCGAGGCCGCCGAGGCGATCTGCCGGGCGGTGCGGGACCGGCTGGACTACGTCCCGGGGGTGACGACGGTGCACAGCCCGGCGTCGGACGCGTGGCGCTCGGGCCAGGGGGTGTGCCAGGACATGGCGCACCTCGGGATCGGGGCGCTGCGGTCGGTCGGGATCCCGGCGCGCTACGTGTCCGGGTACCTGCACCCGCAGGCCGACGCCGAGGTGGGCGTGACGGTGGTGGGGGAGTCCCACGCGTGGCTGGAGTGGTGGGTCGGGCGCTGGGTCGCGTACGACCCGACGAACCGCCGGTTCGCCGGGGACGACCACGTCGTGGTCGGCCGGGGCCGCCAGTACGGGGACGTGCCGCCGCTCAAGGGCGTGTACGCGGGGCCGGGGGCGAGCGACCTGGAGGTCACGGTCGAGATGACGCGCCTCGCCTGA
- a CDS encoding maleylpyruvate isomerase N-terminal domain-containing protein yields the protein MTTRPAVDPATGLRTDGGPDLDHLALLTALQAAFAAGTAGADPAGRVPACGRWKVRHLVEHLGRIHHWAAGQARRAQETPLGRGPFDLVPFYAAQAAELRTTLTDLGPTADSWTLLGRGPATFWRRRQTHETLVHLHDLRAAALGSGTAVAAEDPIDVDADVWADGVDEIVTMFQPRQVRLERMAPLERTVALHATDLGRTWVLGAPADAAGDAAAATVHAPARELDLLLWRRLTPAEAGAEVTGDPLALEAALGAAIVP from the coding sequence ATGACGACCCGACCCGCCGTCGACCCGGCGACCGGCCTGCGCACCGACGGCGGCCCCGACCTCGACCACCTCGCCCTGCTGACCGCCCTGCAGGCCGCGTTCGCCGCGGGGACGGCCGGCGCCGACCCGGCGGGCCGGGTCCCGGCGTGCGGCCGCTGGAAGGTCCGCCACCTCGTGGAGCACCTGGGGCGCATCCACCACTGGGCGGCCGGGCAGGCGCGCCGCGCGCAGGAGACGCCGCTGGGTCGCGGCCCCTTCGACCTCGTGCCGTTCTACGCAGCGCAGGCCGCCGAGCTGCGCACCACCCTGACGGACCTGGGGCCGACGGCCGACTCGTGGACGCTGCTGGGGCGCGGGCCCGCGACGTTCTGGCGCCGTCGCCAGACCCACGAGACGCTCGTGCACCTGCACGACCTGCGGGCCGCCGCCCTCGGCTCGGGCACCGCCGTCGCGGCCGAGGACCCGATCGACGTCGACGCGGACGTGTGGGCGGACGGCGTCGACGAGATCGTGACGATGTTCCAGCCGCGCCAGGTACGGCTGGAGCGCATGGCACCGCTCGAGCGCACCGTCGCGCTGCACGCGACCGACCTGGGGCGGACCTGGGTGCTCGGCGCACCCGCCGACGCCGCGGGCGACGCGGCGGCCGCCACCGTGCACGCGCCCGCCCGCGAGCTCGACCTGCTGCTGTGGCGGCGGCTCACCCCGGCCGAGGCCGGCGCCGAGGTGACGGGCGACCCGCTCGCGCTGGAGGCGGCGCTCGGTGCGGCGATCGTCCCCTGA
- a CDS encoding DUF4870 domain-containing protein, protein MTQNTPVPAPAPRPLSRSDERLWAIFAHVGPLVLAALSVGLLGVLAPLVIWLVLRDRSAYVAEQAKEALNFQIGVLLATVVGLFLRNVLGHVPLIGWLFGATGWVLLTVVWLGALVLAILAAVAVNRFEHYRYPLSLRLVR, encoded by the coding sequence ATGACGCAGAACACGCCGGTCCCGGCTCCCGCGCCGCGGCCGCTCTCCCGCTCCGACGAGCGTCTGTGGGCGATCTTCGCCCATGTCGGCCCCCTCGTCCTGGCGGCGCTCAGCGTCGGCCTGCTGGGTGTGCTGGCGCCGCTGGTGATCTGGCTCGTGCTGCGCGACCGCAGCGCCTACGTCGCCGAGCAGGCGAAGGAGGCGCTGAACTTCCAGATCGGCGTGCTGCTGGCCACCGTCGTCGGGCTGTTCCTGCGCAACGTCCTCGGGCACGTGCCGCTGATCGGCTGGCTCTTCGGCGCCACCGGCTGGGTGCTGCTCACCGTGGTGTGGCTGGGCGCGCTCGTCCTGGCGATCCTCGCGGCCGTCGCCGTCAACCGGTTCGAGCACTACCGCTACCCCCTGTCCCTGCGGCTGGTCCGCTAG
- a CDS encoding DUF4282 domain-containing protein, with product MSQNTPNPPGEPTDPYGRPAGGEQPGPYEPPAQPYQEPSGTYQQPGEPHQQQGFPQYQQPVGERPVGEQPFYAAAASSAAGVARDDTKGLLGSLFDFSFMNYVTPKIVKIVYVVVTVLIAISWLFWFIYGVVTLFSDQWYVGLGIILFGWIIALVYLAIWRIGLEVFQAVVNISEKVNRYAHRDGLA from the coding sequence ATGAGCCAGAACACGCCGAACCCGCCCGGGGAGCCCACGGATCCGTACGGCCGGCCCGCCGGTGGGGAGCAGCCGGGGCCGTACGAGCCGCCGGCCCAGCCCTACCAGGAGCCGAGCGGCACCTACCAGCAGCCCGGCGAGCCCCACCAGCAGCAGGGGTTCCCGCAGTACCAGCAGCCGGTGGGGGAGCGCCCCGTCGGGGAGCAGCCGTTCTACGCGGCCGCGGCGTCGTCGGCCGCGGGCGTGGCCCGTGACGACACCAAGGGCCTGCTCGGGTCGCTGTTCGACTTCTCCTTCATGAACTACGTGACGCCGAAGATCGTCAAGATCGTCTACGTCGTCGTGACGGTGCTCATCGCCATCTCTTGGCTGTTCTGGTTCATCTACGGCGTCGTCACCCTCTTCTCGGACCAGTGGTACGTCGGCCTGGGGATCATCCTGTTCGGCTGGATCATCGCCCTGGTGTACCTCGCCATCTGGCGCATCGGTCTCGAGGTGTTCCAGGCCGTGGTGAACATCTCCGAGAAGGTCAACCGGTACGCGCACCGCGACGGTCTCGCCTGA
- a CDS encoding alpha-E domain-containing protein, whose amino-acid sequence MLSRIAESLFWIGRYVERADDTARILDVHVQMLSEEPWAEESAACRTLMAIMDHPATPEDGPVGRETLLRLLAHDRSNPSAIAGALVAARENARRAREIVSTELWETLNTTRNDVVTVGRTRRPHEFFAWVRERAAVVAGLMESATPHDATWHFMVLGQSIERADMTARLLTTQARLGAAGPGWTSVLRSCGAHEAYLRAHRGRTSDDDAAGFLVLDRLFPRSIVYALGSADRALRALEPVESRREVSDEAVRELGVVRSRLEFARRSDTIDDLPAVMGQVQEACARASEAVRDRYFPSTVSTAWVGEAL is encoded by the coding sequence GTGCTGAGCCGCATCGCCGAGTCCCTGTTCTGGATCGGGCGGTACGTCGAGCGCGCGGACGACACCGCCCGCATCCTCGACGTCCACGTCCAGATGCTGTCCGAGGAGCCGTGGGCGGAGGAGTCCGCGGCGTGCCGCACCCTCATGGCGATCATGGACCACCCGGCCACGCCGGAGGACGGTCCGGTGGGCCGGGAGACGCTGCTGCGGCTCCTGGCGCACGACCGGTCCAACCCGTCGGCGATCGCGGGCGCGCTGGTCGCCGCCCGGGAGAACGCCCGCCGGGCGCGCGAGATCGTGTCGACCGAGCTGTGGGAGACGCTGAACACGACCCGCAACGACGTCGTGACGGTGGGCCGGACGCGTCGCCCGCACGAGTTCTTCGCCTGGGTGCGCGAGCGTGCGGCCGTGGTGGCGGGCCTCATGGAGTCCGCGACGCCGCACGACGCGACCTGGCACTTCATGGTGCTGGGCCAGTCCATCGAGCGGGCGGACATGACCGCACGCCTGCTGACGACGCAGGCGCGCCTGGGCGCGGCCGGCCCGGGCTGGACGAGCGTGCTGCGCTCCTGCGGGGCCCACGAGGCGTACCTGCGGGCGCACCGCGGCCGCACGTCGGACGACGACGCGGCGGGCTTCCTCGTGCTGGACCGGCTGTTCCCCCGCTCGATCGTGTACGCGCTGGGGTCGGCGGACCGTGCGCTGCGCGCCCTGGAGCCCGTGGAGTCGCGGCGCGAGGTGAGCGACGAGGCGGTGCGCGAGCTCGGCGTGGTGCGGTCGCGCCTGGAGTTCGCGCGGCGGTCGGACACGATCGACGACCTCCCCGCCGTGATGGGGCAGGTGCAGGAGGCGTGCGCCCGTGCGAGCGAGGCGGTGCGGGACCGGTACTTCCCGTCGACGGTGTCGACGGCCTGGGTGGGGGAGGCGCTGTGA
- a CDS encoding circularly permuted type 2 ATP-grasp protein produces MADLFDDYPLGAAFDELLDDDRAVRPRYRGVHDTLTSLTAQEVTARADALARAYVAQGITFDVAGEERPFPLDVVPRVVSPHEWDDIGRGVAQRVRALEAFLADVYGPQEAVRDGVVPRRLVLSSKEFQREAHGIVPPNGVRCHVAGIDLVRDEAGEFRVLEDNVRVPSGVSYVLANRQSMVRTFPELFSRLRVRSVIDYPRRLLAALAAAAPDGVPDPTVVVLTPGVFNSAYYEHALLARLMGVELVEGRDLHCQAGRVYMRTTSGPRRVDVIYRRVDDVFLDPVRFRPDSVLGVPGLVDCARRGTVTLANAIGNGVADDKLVYTYVPDLVRYYLGEEPVLKNVDTWRLEEPGALAEVMDRLAELVVKPVDGSGGKGIVVGPEASAAELDRLRSRLVADPRGWIAQPVVQLSTVPTYTDGAFRPRHVDLRPFAVNDGHDVWVLPGGLTRVALGEGQLVVNSSQGGGSKDTWVLTDRRAPSAAHPAHGPGDATPEQPGTDVAGVPIAANPADRAGLEQQQQQQQQQTEQEVASC; encoded by the coding sequence ATGGCGGACCTGTTCGACGACTACCCCCTCGGTGCGGCGTTCGACGAGCTGCTGGACGACGACCGGGCGGTGCGGCCGCGCTATCGCGGCGTCCACGACACCCTGACGTCGCTGACGGCGCAGGAGGTCACGGCCCGCGCCGACGCCCTCGCGCGGGCGTACGTGGCGCAGGGCATCACGTTCGACGTCGCGGGGGAGGAGCGCCCGTTCCCCCTGGACGTGGTGCCGCGGGTGGTGTCCCCCCACGAGTGGGACGACATCGGCCGGGGCGTCGCGCAGCGTGTCCGCGCCCTGGAGGCGTTCCTCGCGGACGTGTACGGGCCGCAGGAGGCGGTGCGCGACGGCGTGGTGCCGCGCCGGCTGGTGCTGTCGAGCAAGGAGTTCCAGCGCGAGGCGCACGGCATCGTCCCGCCGAACGGGGTGCGATGCCACGTGGCGGGCATCGACCTGGTGCGGGACGAGGCCGGCGAGTTCCGCGTCCTGGAGGACAACGTGCGGGTGCCGTCGGGGGTCAGCTACGTGCTGGCGAACCGGCAGTCGATGGTCCGCACGTTCCCGGAGCTGTTCTCACGGCTGCGGGTGCGCAGCGTCATCGACTACCCGCGCCGGCTGCTGGCGGCGCTCGCGGCGGCCGCCCCCGACGGCGTGCCGGACCCGACCGTCGTCGTCCTCACGCCGGGCGTGTTCAACTCCGCGTACTACGAGCACGCGCTCCTGGCGCGCCTCATGGGCGTGGAGCTGGTGGAGGGCCGCGACCTGCACTGCCAGGCGGGCCGCGTGTACATGCGCACGACGAGCGGCCCGCGCCGCGTGGACGTCATCTACCGGCGCGTCGACGACGTGTTCCTCGACCCGGTGCGGTTCCGCCCCGACTCGGTGCTGGGCGTGCCGGGCCTGGTGGACTGCGCGCGCCGCGGCACGGTGACCCTCGCGAACGCCATCGGCAACGGCGTCGCGGACGACAAGCTCGTGTACACGTACGTGCCGGACCTCGTCCGCTACTACCTGGGCGAGGAGCCGGTGCTGAAGAACGTGGACACGTGGCGGCTGGAGGAGCCGGGGGCGCTCGCGGAGGTGATGGACCGGCTGGCCGAGCTCGTGGTGAAGCCGGTCGACGGCTCGGGCGGCAAGGGCATCGTGGTCGGGCCGGAGGCGTCTGCGGCCGAGCTGGACCGGTTGCGGTCGCGGCTGGTGGCGGACCCGCGCGGCTGGATCGCGCAGCCCGTCGTGCAGCTCTCGACCGTGCCGACGTACACGGACGGCGCGTTCCGGCCGCGGCACGTCGACCTGCGGCCGTTCGCGGTCAACGACGGGCACGACGTGTGGGTGCTGCCGGGCGGCCTGACCCGGGTGGCGCTCGGGGAGGGGCAGCTCGTGGTGAACAGCTCCCAGGGCGGCGGGTCGAAGGACACGTGGGTCCTCACGGACCGGCGGGCGCCGTCGGCGGCGCACCCGGCGCACGGCCCCGGCGACGCGACGCCGGAGCAGCCGGGGACGGACGTCGCGGGTGTCCCGATCGCCGCGAACCCGGCCGACCGGGCGGGCCTCGAGCAGCAACAGCAGCAGCAACAGCAGCAGACCGAGCAGGAGGTGGCGTCGTGCTGA